The following proteins are co-located in the Pyrococcus abyssi GE5 genome:
- a CDS encoding DUF835 domain-containing protein codes for MDMLEIAMVITTLIKLATSGYLLRIYFRTRRRSSLIFSVALLVYSLVTLSDLIGNYFLNQISLALTSVFMFGAIYYFGIEEERLMGSKVVYVSISLTPIVVTLYTWLLQKTMVEFGIWGIVAINWGVSGFFILLSGLLALELRRTFKSDVFWLALPLMAIGAHEMDYPFLRPIQWFAPIGFLLAATFVVLLAYGIVKVFGSETYFHGRSVKRPTQINLSPGSIVMGSQEFNRIVQNLKDFPVLAFVRNIKPLDGWYSYFVTRAREDGNVLSPTNLPRMLELSKKYFQSVENGIVVIDCLEYFSIYNGFENTLKYLAMLRDYAVLHNGTLIIVTDRMLWNDKEWSLLMNMFSQPQS; via the coding sequence ATGGACATGCTGGAGATTGCGATGGTAATCACGACTTTAATAAAGCTCGCTACCTCAGGTTACCTACTCAGGATATACTTCCGAACGAGGAGGAGATCCTCGCTCATATTTTCGGTGGCTTTGCTTGTGTATTCGCTCGTAACTCTCTCCGATCTCATTGGGAACTATTTCCTCAATCAGATATCCTTAGCATTAACATCCGTGTTCATGTTTGGAGCAATCTACTATTTTGGAATCGAGGAAGAAAGGCTTATGGGTTCAAAGGTAGTTTACGTTTCTATATCTTTAACCCCAATCGTAGTTACGTTATACACTTGGTTGTTGCAGAAAACGATGGTGGAGTTTGGGATATGGGGAATAGTGGCGATAAATTGGGGAGTGTCTGGTTTCTTCATTCTTTTGTCCGGCCTGCTGGCACTTGAGCTAAGAAGAACCTTTAAGAGTGATGTGTTTTGGCTTGCGCTTCCTTTGATGGCGATAGGTGCCCATGAGATGGACTACCCATTCCTAAGGCCGATACAATGGTTCGCACCTATAGGGTTCCTTCTAGCGGCCACCTTTGTGGTTCTTCTCGCCTACGGAATTGTCAAGGTGTTTGGGAGTGAGACTTATTTCCACGGAAGATCAGTTAAGAGGCCAACTCAAATTAATCTATCGCCTGGAAGCATTGTAATGGGCTCCCAGGAATTCAATAGGATAGTGCAAAACCTCAAGGACTTCCCAGTTCTGGCCTTCGTTAGGAACATAAAGCCCCTGGATGGCTGGTATTCATACTTCGTAACAAGAGCCAGGGAGGATGGGAATGTTCTGAGCCCGACCAATCTTCCCAGGATGCTTGAACTTTCTAAGAAGTACTTTCAGTCGGTGGAAAATGGTATAGTCGTTATAGACTGCCTCGAGTACTTCTCGATATACAATGGCTTCGAGAATACCCTCAAGTACCTTGCGATGTTGAGGGACTATGCAGTACTACACAACGGAACGCTGATAATAGTGACTGACAGAATGCTGTGGAATGACAAGGAGTGGTCCCTCCTAATGAACATGTTTTCCCAGCCCCAAAGCTGA
- a CDS encoding serine/threonine-protein kinase RIO2, producing the protein MVSKLLALEAYPKLKDIDFRLLRAVELKMRYYKWVPLEEIAKFARMDVESASYRLGKLDDFGLVIRRSDMGYIGYQLTIHGYDALAIRAFAKKGVIEAISTTQIGVGKDADVYVAITPSGEKVAVKFNRIGERTSARKAFYHSDVFADKHHKSWLYVSRLIAKKEHEALVLLSPFAKVPKPIAWNRHAIVMEFINGVELAELRDTDLTREEADEILGKVLDEYEKIVKFGIVHGDMSEFNVVLTEDNDILIIDWAQYQSCANPESLELLKRDITVLLNAFRRRWGVKRNFEEEWKRFYEAWLIGRKEISEEQQ; encoded by the coding sequence ATGGTGAGCAAACTACTTGCCCTAGAAGCGTACCCAAAGCTTAAAGACATAGACTTCAGGCTACTCAGGGCTGTCGAGCTAAAGATGAGGTACTACAAATGGGTTCCATTAGAGGAAATTGCTAAGTTCGCGAGAATGGACGTCGAGAGCGCGAGCTACAGATTAGGAAAGCTAGACGATTTTGGGCTGGTAATAAGGAGAAGCGACATGGGGTACATAGGTTATCAGCTAACGATTCACGGGTACGATGCATTAGCGATTAGAGCATTCGCAAAAAAAGGCGTGATAGAGGCCATAAGCACTACCCAGATAGGCGTTGGGAAAGATGCTGATGTGTACGTTGCCATAACACCATCTGGAGAGAAGGTTGCGGTAAAGTTTAACAGGATAGGGGAGAGAACTAGCGCGAGAAAAGCCTTCTACCACAGTGATGTCTTTGCAGATAAACACCATAAGAGCTGGCTCTACGTTTCCAGGTTGATAGCCAAGAAGGAGCACGAGGCCTTAGTTTTGCTAAGCCCATTCGCCAAGGTTCCAAAGCCGATAGCCTGGAACAGGCACGCAATAGTTATGGAGTTCATAAACGGCGTTGAACTTGCGGAACTTAGGGATACAGACTTAACGAGGGAAGAAGCCGATGAAATCTTGGGAAAAGTCCTAGATGAGTATGAGAAGATAGTGAAGTTCGGAATAGTTCACGGGGACATGAGCGAGTTCAACGTGGTTCTCACAGAAGATAATGATATCCTTATAATAGACTGGGCCCAGTATCAAAGTTGCGCCAACCCTGAGAGCTTAGAACTCTTGAAGAGGGATATAACGGTTTTGCTAAACGCCTTCAGGAGGAGATGGGGCGTTAAAAGGAACTTCGAAGAGGAGTGGAAAAGGTTCTATGAAGCCTGGCTAATAGGAAGAAAGGAAATCAGCGAAGAACAACAGTAA